A stretch of DNA from Pontiella agarivorans:
CTGTTCCGCTCAAAAGAGGATTTCGAGCAGGCGATGTCGGGGCAATGGAGTGCGGAAGATGCCGGGACAATATTTGTTACGGCCGGCGGTCAGGCCTCCGTAGAGTATATCGTGGAGAAGATAACGATTGCTCCGAATTAACGTTCCGGTTTTTCCGAGCGTTTCCGGCTGTGCGACAGGGAATGGCGCACCAGAAAAAAACCGGCCGACATCGAGAGCACCAGCGCAGCCACGGAAAACATCATTTCAGGGGTGGCTGTTTTATAATCCAGAATGATGACTTTCCGTGCAACGGCCACCAGTGCGACCAGCAGTACAACCTCGACATGAATTTCATGTTTCAGCAGATAGGCTTTGATCGTTTCAAGCAGTTCGAGGCCGATGATGACCATCAGAATAAATCCGAAAACCTCCATCATTTCAGCAACATCCAGCAGCCATTTCGGGGGTTTCAGCATTTCCTGCCAAAGAATAACGCCGACTTCGACTGTGGCGAGAAATACAGCAAACATCATGAATGCCATAAGGGTGAGGACAATGAAATGTTCAAACTTTTCGAGTAATATTTTCATTAAAACCTTTCTCGGCAACATAGAGGACGAGAAAGGTCCGGTCCGTAAAAAAAAATCTATTTTTTCAGAGGGCGGTAGCGGATGCGATGAGGGCTCCAGTTTTCACCTTTTGACTTTTTCATGAACGCCTTGAAGGATTCATAGTTGCCTTCGTGCCAAATCACTTCCTCGCCTTCGAAGGCGAGGATGTGTGTGGCAAC
This window harbors:
- a CDS encoding phosphate-starvation-inducible PsiE family protein, which encodes MKILLEKFEHFIVLTLMAFMMFAVFLATVEVGVILWQEMLKPPKWLLDVAEMMEVFGFILMVIIGLELLETIKAYLLKHEIHVEVVLLVALVAVARKVIILDYKTATPEMMFSVAALVLSMSAGFFLVRHSLSHSRKRSEKPER